A single region of the Gopherus evgoodei ecotype Sinaloan lineage chromosome 3, rGopEvg1_v1.p, whole genome shotgun sequence genome encodes:
- the LOC115649362 gene encoding taste receptor type 2 member 7-like, with the protein MELSAVVANGYIVALNCINWVKSRKLTSYDKIITSLVFSRFCLQVFVSSDNFLYKLYPDFFHMNETSSPCAVIEMFINHCLSRNATISDNNKNHAVFAFLIHGIGSISPIILFITSSALLIISLWRHIRKMRLNSDLNASFRNPTMDAHVHALKSVVSFFILYNIYYMALTLSIGTLAYVSDEWIITVCTIIVAAYPSLHPIVLILGNPKLKLASARILHSANC; encoded by the exons ATGGAATTATCAGCAGTTGTTGCAAATGGATATATTGTTGCCTTAAATTGTATCAACTGGGTCAAAAGCAGAAAACTGACCTCCTATGATAAGATAATAACCAGTCTGGTCTTCTCCAGATTTTGCCTACAAGTCTTTGTGTCATCAGACAATTTCTTATATAAGTTATATCCAGATTTCTTTCATATGAATGAAACATCAAGCCCTTGTGCAGTTATTGAGATGTTTATAAATC ATTGTCTATCAAGAAATGCCACGATTTCAGACAATAACAAGAACCATGCAGTGTTCGCTTTTCTGATACATGGCATAGGATCTATTTCCCCCATTATTCTATTTATTACTTCATCTGCTTTGTTAATCATATCCCTTTGGAGACACATCAGGAAAATGAGACTTAATTCAGACCTTAATGCAAGTTTCAGGAACCCCACTATGGATGCCCATGTGCATGCACTTAAATCTGTGGTGTCCTTTTTCATCCTCTACAATATTTATTATATGGCTTTAACATTGTCAATTGGAACACTAGCCTATGTCAGTGATGAATGGATAATTACAGTGTGTACAATTATAGTTGCTGCCTATCCTTCTCTACACCCCATTGTCTTGATTCTGGGCAACCCCAAATTAAAACTGGCCTCAGCAAGGATTCTGCATTCTGCCAATTGCTGA